Proteins found in one Podarcis muralis chromosome 5, rPodMur119.hap1.1, whole genome shotgun sequence genomic segment:
- the RAP1A gene encoding ras-related protein Rap-1A translates to MREYKLVVLGSGGVGKSALTVQFVQGIFVEKYDPTIEDSYRKQVEVDCQQCMLEILDTAGTEQFTAMRDLYMKNGQGFALVYSITAQSTFNDLQDLREQILRVKDTEDVPMILVGNKCDLEDERVVGKEQGQNLARQWCNCAFLESSAKSKINVNEIFYDLVRQINRKTPVEKKKPKKKSCLLL, encoded by the exons ACTGTACAGTTTGTTCAGGGAATTTTTGTTGAAAAATATGACCCCACAATAGAAGACTCCTACAGAAAG CAAGTGGAAGTAGACTGTCAACAATGTATGCTTGAAATCCTCGATACAGCAGGGACA GAGCAATTTACAGCAATGAGGGATCTCTATATGAAGAACGGTCAGGGGTTTGCACTAGTATATTCTATTACAGCACAGTCCACGTTCAATGACTTGCAGGACCTGAGGGAGCAGATCTTACGGGTCAAGGACACGGAAGAC GTTCCCATGATTCTGGTTGGCAATAAATGTGACCTGGAAGATGAACGTGTAGTTGGCAAAGAACAGGGACAGAACTTAGCAAGACAGTGGTGTAACTGTGCCTTTCTAGAGTCATCTGCAAAGTCGAAAATCAATGTTAACGAG atCTTTTATGATCTCGTCAGACAGATAAATAGAAAAACACCAGTGGAAAAGAAGAAGCCTAAAAAGAAATCATGTCTGCTGCTCTAG